Proteins from a single region of Leptospiraceae bacterium:
- a CDS encoding DUF4160 domain-containing protein: MPVIARFYGITIKMYFNDHLPPHFHAIYGEFNGIFSIDNLSMIEGDLPSRSIRLVEEWGSKYQTELNRMWETKDFIKLPELD; this comes from the coding sequence ATGCCAGTAATAGCTCGCTTTTACGGAATAACAATCAAGATGTACTTTAATGATCATTTGCCTCCACATTTTCACGCAATCTACGGCGAGTTTAATGGAATATTCTCAATTGATAATTTATCTATGATTGAAGGCGATTTACCATCTCGGTCTATTCGTTTAGTAGAAGAGTGGGGAAGTAAATACCAAACAGAATTAAACAGAATGTGGGAAACGAAAGACTTTATCAAATTACCGGAGCTAGACTAA
- a CDS encoding DUF2442 domain-containing protein yields MANDNNPTQLKPPRINKIYIDKHTIYVLFLDNAIKKYDISPLLEKKTFNKLKNLSYLKTAKVDSGGYGISWDDDCDLSENELWTKGVSVTDTKELAKLHLLFVAPKS; encoded by the coding sequence ATGGCTAATGATAATAATCCAACACAATTAAAACCTCCTAGAATCAATAAAATTTACATCGACAAACATACTATTTATGTATTATTTCTGGATAATGCTATCAAGAAATATGATATATCTCCCTTGTTAGAAAAAAAAACATTTAACAAATTAAAAAATCTTTCTTACCTGAAAACGGCAAAGGTTGATTCCGGAGGTTATGGAATAAGCTGGGATGATGATTGCGATCTGAGTGAAAACGAACTGTGGACAAAAGGTGTATCTGTCACGGATACAAAAGAATTAGCTAAACTTCATTTGCTATTTGTAGCGCCGAAAAGCTAA